Within Lolium rigidum isolate FL_2022 chromosome 5, APGP_CSIRO_Lrig_0.1, whole genome shotgun sequence, the genomic segment CTTGGAGTACTACAACAACTTAATAGATGAATTGATACTACACGGTAAAGATTAATTTGTCTATCTGACATGGCATGAACATGTTGCAGTAGTGTCAAACTACCCTGCTTGTTGCAAGTTCACACAGATAAGGACATGTTCTTCACTCTGATCTTGATTTCTCACATGTCTTGCAGGCATACAACCTCATGTGACAATCTACCATTTAGATCTCCCTCAGTGTCTTCAGGACGAATACAATGGACTACTCAGCCCCAGATTTATGTAGGTGCAACCATTTTGGCACGACAGGATACCTGCAAAACAAGACTGAATTATGATGAAGATACATAATTTTGTAGATGAAAGATGCATATTTTTCAGATGCTCTTAATTAATTTGAATGTGCTATGATACAGAGACGATTACACTGCATACGCGAACACCTGCTTCAAGAGCTTTGGGGACAGGGTGAAGCATTGGGTCACAGTCAACGAGCCCAACATCGAGACTATAAGTGGCTTCGACGACGGCACGCTGCCACCACGGCGCTGCTCCTATCCGTTCGGCGCGAATTGTACCGGAGGGAACTCCACAACCGAACCTTACATAGCCGCTCACCATCTCCTGCTTGCACATGCCTCGGCAGTATCACTGTATAGAGACACCTACCAGGTTCGTCACAATAGATATTGTAGTTGATACGGGTAATTAACATGACCGTGCTTTATTATGCTCACTCCATAGGTAACTCAAAAAGGACATATAGGAATTACCCTCTTGGGCTTGTGGTATGAGCCTGCTACCAATACATTGCAGGATGCAGCTGCCGCAACCAGGATGAATGACTTCCACATTGGATGGTTAGTACTAGTGGTCTTTTGGTTTGCTGAAAATCTGTCATCGACAATGTCTTCAAAGCATAATTTAGTCGTAAGTTCTAATGCACTTGCTGGGCAGGTTCATGTATCCTTTGGTGTATGGTGATTATCCACCAATAATGAGGAGCAGGGCCAGTGGACGGATGCCAGGTTTGACAGTGGAGCAGTCGAAGAAACTGTCCGGATCGTTCGACTTCATCGGCTTCAACCACTACCCTGATATTCGAGCACGAGCCGATAAGAGCGCCTTCAATCTGGAGCAGAGGGACTACTACGCCGACGCAGCCGTAATTTTAGGTAATTAAATTAAGCAGCTGCTCTAACTGTCAATCCAAATCAGCATTGCTTGCGTTATGCAACACTTTCTTGCTTGGAATCAGATCCGCTTGCAGATATTCAAGAGGTATATATACTGCAATGAAGCAAACTATTCCAGCAAACACATCACATCAGCCGACCTACGGTGATGATTTCCTTCCTTATCTTCTGAATTGTGAGGTTTGTAAATTTTGTTGATGTATAACATGTGCAGGGCTACGTTGAGCCTCCTTGTGCTTTAGGGAAGCTACTGGAGCACCTGAAACTCAAGTACGGAAATCCTCCAGTCATGATCCATGAAAACGGTAGGCCACTGTTCGATTATCTTTGGCATATTGATGTCTCACTCTGGGAGTTTGATCGAAAAATAAGTAGGTGGgaagaaaagaaacgaaaaaCCTAAATTATCAAGTACTACTTGACTTCTCTTGTTGCATGTATTGTCTTGTTTTCTGAGGACAAGCTGGCACTGACACATGAACTGGAAAGCAAAACATGTTGACCTCTGTAAAACAAAAGCAAAGACATGGAAAATCTCTTGTTTCATGATTCAGGATACGGAGACATCCCCAAGATCCCTAGCAAGATCGAGTATGATGATGACTACAGATCAGAGTTCCTGCAAAATTACTTGGAAGTTCTATACCTGTCCATACGGTCTGTACATCTTCCTACATATATATGGTGTTTGCTTATAGTGATCAAAATGCCCATCATAAACTCCAACTGAAGCCATAaccagaaaaggaaaaaagatacGAATTCACCTAAAACTCTTGAGATCTAGTTATTCTTGATATAGTTTATGAGAGAGTCAGTATTCTGGTTGCAGGAACGGATCGGATGTACGGGGATACTTTGTATGGTCATTTCTGGATGTGTTTGAAATCCTCTATGGCAATGTCAGGCGCTTCGGCCTGTTTGGCGTCGACATGAACTCCAAAGAGAGGACGAGGTACATGAGGAACTCTGCCCGCTGGTACTCTGGCTTCCTCAATGGCGGCGAACTACGGCCGGTGTCGCCTTCCAGGAAAGCCTATGGTGCTGCATGATTTGGCACACAAATTGTTCATTTTTCTCAAAACTCATGTGGGAACATAGAGTGCCTGACTTTATACACGGATTTGTTTTTAGAAATTACAAAATTTatattttatgtatttttttatAATAAGTTTGTATGCCTCCAGGAGCCAAAACATCACATGTTTTTCTGTTGGCCTAGGCCGTCCATCCAAAATAACCACATGTTTATGTGCCGAGCCATTTAGGCTACCTTGCTATACTACCTCTCGTCTTCTCGAGACCCTGGGAAGAAGTCTCATCGTCACCTTCATCTCCATGT encodes:
- the LOC124652182 gene encoding beta-glucosidase 32-like isoform X2, which gives rise to MALLLFSLFRFLCLAALQRDAAALTRRYFPDGFIFGAGTSAYQVEGAAAEDGRKPSIWDTFTHQGYSPDKSTGDIAADQYHHYKDDVKLMHKMGLDAYRFSIAWPRLIPNGRGEINPKGLEYYNNLIDELILHGIQPHVTIYHLDLPQCLQDEYNGLLSPRFIDDYTAYANTCFKSFGDRVKHWVTVNEPNIETISGFDDGTLPPRRCSYPFGANCTGGNSTTEPYIAAHHLLLAHASAVSLYRDTYQDAAAATRMNDFHIGWFMYPLVYGDYPPIMRSRASGRMPGLTVEQSKKLSGSFDFIGFNHYPDIRARADKSAFNLEQRDYYADAAVILDPLADIQEGYVEPPCALGKLLEHLKLKYGNPPVMIHENGYGDIPKIPSKIEYDDDYRSEFLQNYLEVLYLSIRNGSDVRGYFVWSFLDVFEILYGNVRRFGLFGVDMNSKERTRYMRNSARWYSGFLNGGELRPVSPSRKAYGAA
- the LOC124652182 gene encoding beta-glucosidase 32-like isoform X1, with the protein product MALLLFSLFRFLCLAALQRDAAALTRRYFPDGFIFGAGTSAYQVEGAAAEDGRKPSIWDTFTHQGYSPDKSTGDIAADQYHHYKDDVKLMHKMGLDAYRFSIAWPRLIPNGRGEINPKGLEYYNNLIDELILHGIQPHVTIYHLDLPQCLQDEYNGLLSPRFIDDYTAYANTCFKSFGDRVKHWVTVNEPNIETISGFDDGTLPPRRCSYPFGANCTGGNSTTEPYIAAHHLLLAHASAVSLYRDTYQVTQKGHIGITLLGLWYEPATNTLQDAAAATRMNDFHIGWFMYPLVYGDYPPIMRSRASGRMPGLTVEQSKKLSGSFDFIGFNHYPDIRARADKSAFNLEQRDYYADAAVILDPLADIQEGYVEPPCALGKLLEHLKLKYGNPPVMIHENGYGDIPKIPSKIEYDDDYRSEFLQNYLEVLYLSIRNGSDVRGYFVWSFLDVFEILYGNVRRFGLFGVDMNSKERTRYMRNSARWYSGFLNGGELRPVSPSRKAYGAA